In Erpetoichthys calabaricus chromosome 4, fErpCal1.3, whole genome shotgun sequence, one genomic interval encodes:
- the cln5 gene encoding ceroid-lipofuscinosis neuronal protein 5 yields the protein MSGSVYRHLWLLAAMCTTMWCSPRTKQPVDYGKVKRAWPVPYRRFDHRPKADSFCQALYPFCPTGSPDGSIPLMKDSDRVQVFRLQTPVWEFKYGDLLGHFHIMHDAIGFRSSLTGRNYTMEWYELFQLGNCTFPHLRPELEAPFWCNQGAACFYEGIDDLHWMQNGTLEQVAEMTGSQFNEMARWVREDNETGIYYETWTVQAEPSPNTTVWFESYDCSQFVHRTYRKLADLGVTFNSKQQTNYTKIFLFSAEPVFLGNDSSIFGQAGKQELAADIRKFYHPFRPHQSVKEFLISLLEILDKVILERSFYLYYNYEYWHLPMKPPYMKITYEEIPLPHTDKAIIE from the exons ATGTCTGGGTCGGTGTACCGGCACTTGTGGCTCTTGGCGGCCATGTGCACGACGATGTGGTGTTCGCCGCGGACCAAGCAGCCTGTTGATTACGGGAAGGTGAAGCGAGCCTGGCCGGTTCCGTACAG GCGTTTTGACCACCGGCCCAAAGCAGATTCCTTTTGCCAAGCCCTGTACCCTTTTTGCCCCACGGGATCCCCAGATGGAAGTATTCCTCTGATGAAGGACAGCGACAGGGTTCAGGTGTTTCGTCTGCAAACACCCGTGTGGGAATTCAAGTATGGAGACCTTCTTGGACATTTT CACATCATGCACGATGCCATTGGCTTCAGGAGCTCTCTGACTGGGAGAAACTACACAATGGAGTGGTATGAGCTCTTCCAGCTGGGTAACTGCACTTTCCCTCACCTAAGGCCAGAGCTGGAAGCCCCCTTCTGGTGTAATCAAGGGGCGGCATGCTTCTATGAAGGAATCGATGACCTTCACTGGATGCAGAATGGGACCTTGGAACAGGTTGCTGaaatgacag GGTCACAGTTCAATGAAATGGCCAGATGGGTTCGTGAGGACAACGAGACGGGAATATACTATGAAACGTGGACAGTTCAGGCCGAGCCCAGCCCTAATACAACAGTGTGGTTTGAATCTTATGACTGTTCTCAGTTTGTGCACCGGACATACAGGAAATTAGCAGATCTGGGCGTCACGTTTAACAGTAAGCAGCAGACTAACTATACCAAGATATTCCTGTTCAGCGCAGAACCAGTCTTTCTGGGGAATGACTCCTCCATCTTTGGACAAGCAGGAAAGCAGGAATTGGCTGCAGATATTCGAAAATTCTACCACCCATTTAGACCTCATCAGTCGGTTAAAGAGTTCCTGATCAGTCTGCTAGAAATCTTAGACAAAGTTATCCTGGAACGGAGCTTCTACCTGTATTACAATTATGAATACTGGCACCTACCAATGAAGCCACCTTACATGAAGATTACATATGAAGAAATTCCTTTACCTCATACAGATAAAGCAATAATTGAGTAA